Within the Pseudomonas orientalis genome, the region CGGCTGTTTATCGGCGGCCTGAGCGTTTTCGGCCTATTCTCGCTGATCGCCGCGTTCTCGCCATCGGCCAGCATCTTGATCGTCGCCCGTGGGTTCCTGGCGGTCGGCGCGGCGATGATGATGCCCGCCACGTTGGCGCTGGTGCGCTTGACGTTTACCGACCCGCGCGAGCAGGCCATGGCGTTCGGTGTCTGGGCCTCAGTAGCCTCCGGGGGCGCCGCATTCGGCCCCGTAGTGGGCGGGCTTTTGCTGGAGCATTTCTGGTGGGGCTCGGTGTTTCTCATCAATGTGCCGATTGTGCTGCTGGCCCTGCTGCTCGCAGCGACAGTGATTCCCGATCACCCGGGGAATGCGCAAAGACGCTGGGACTGGCTCGGTTCGCTGCAGGTCATGATCGGCTTGATCAGCGTAGCCTATGCGGTCAAGGAACTGGGTAAACGGCACCCCTCCTTCGCGGCCATGCTGATAGCACTCGTCCTGGGCACGTTATTCCTGACGCTTTTCATTCGACGTCAACGGCGTGCCGATCAGCCGATGCTGGATCTGTCTCTGTTCTCCACGCCTGGCTTCAGAAATGCGGTGATTTCGGCAGTGGTATCAGCCGCCGCCTTGATCGGCATGGAGCTGGTCTTCAGCCAGCGCCTGCAACTGGTGCTGGGCCTGTCGCCACTGGAGGCGGCGCTGTTCATCCTGCCGCTGCCGCTGGGTTCGTTCGTCGCCGGGCCGCTTGCCGGGCATTATCTGCCGCGCCTGGGAGAGCAGCGCATGCTGTTCTGGACGCTGCTGCTTTCGGCTGCCGCGATGCTCACCTACTTGCTGGCGCACAACGCCGCAGCGCCAGTGCAAATCATCAGCCTCGCGCTGCTGGGCCTTACGATGGGCGCCTCACTGACCGCAGCGTCCAGCACGATCATGCTCAGCGCGCCCGCCGACAAGGCCGGCATGGCCGCCTCCCTCGAGGAGGTCTCCTTTGAACTGGGCGGCGCCGCAGGCGTGACACTGGCGGGCAGCCTGTTATCGGCCATCTACGCCTACTCGGCGAGCCAGATGATTCCTCCATGGCTGGCCCTGAACCCCATGATCTTCGAGAGCCTCGACGATGCGCTGGTGGTCGCCGCGACGCTGGCGCCGGAGGACGCGGCGATGCTGATCGGGTCGGCCCGTTCGGCGTTCGACGCGGGTTTCGTCGCGGTAATGGCCACCTGTGCGGCATTGCTATTGATGGCAGCGCTGCTGGTCAGGCCACGCAACCGGGTGTCATGAATCAGTGACATCAGCCGATGCAGTAACACATCCAATAAAAAAAGTCGGTGGTGCCACACCAACCGATGATCGATCAACACGCTGTTCACCTGTGAGATAGCCCAATGCTCGACGCCCTTTCCATCCGTTTGAAATTCGTCCTTTTGTCCGGTTTGTGCCTGCTCGGCGTGATCGGCCTGATCGTCGGCATGAATCTCTACCAGGGCAACCAGAACAACCGGTTGATCAGCACCTCGAGCAGCAAGATGCTGACTGACAGCGGCGAAACCCTGCTGCTGGCCAGGGCGGCGGAACAGGCGAAGAACCTGCAGGGCGAATTCGCCCGCAGCCGGCAGATCATCAGCGCTTTTTCCGACCAGGCGGCCGGCTTGCGCACCATGGCCGCCCAGCGCGGGTTGGCGGCCGCGACATTGCGTGAAGAACTTAACCTGGCGCTCAAGACCACGTTCGAACGCAATCCCGAGATTCTCGGGCTTTGGCTGGTGTACGAACCTGATGCGCTGGATGGCAAAGACAGCGAGTTCGTCAACGACGCCGCACGCGCCGCCAACGAGAACGGACGTTTTGCCAGCGCCTGGAATCGCGGCGCGGGTCAAGCGATGAATATTCTGATCCCCGAAAGCGATTTGCAAAAGACCGAGTTGAGCATCAGCGGCACGCCCTACAACAGTTGGTACACCTGCCCGCGAGATACGCGACGTACCTGCCTGATGGCTCCCTATGCCGACACCCAGGCCGGACAGGTCCAGCTGATGACCACGCTGTCGATGCCCCTGATCGCCGATGGCAAGGTGATCGGCACCCTTGGGGTCGACCTTGCGCTCGGCGCCCTGCAAGCTGCCGCGAGCGATGCCCAGCGCACCCTGTTCGACGGTTCAGGGCGCATGCTGATTGTTTCCGACAGTGGCGTACTTGCCGCCTACAGCGCGGATGCGAGTCAGGTCGGCAAAAACATCGGCGTCCCGTTGAAGGATGAGGGCAAGGCGGTGCTTGCGGCCTTGACGCAACAAAAACCGGTGGTGCTGGCCGGTGATGCGCTGATTCGTGCTGTGTATCCCGTTGCCCCCATCGCCGAAGCGCCGGCATGGGGCGTGGTCATCGACCTGCCGAAGGACGTCTTGCTGGCGGACTCGATGAAGCTGCAGACCCTGCTTGACCAGACGCAAACCCGCGACACTCTGGAGTCGCTGTTGGTCGCCGTCGGCGCAGGGCTGTTGGGCTTGCTGCTCATCTGGTTCACCGCCTCCGGTGTGACGCGCCCGATCAACAGTGTCGCTCGGATGCTCAAGGCGATTGCCAGCGGCGACGGCGATCTGACCCAGCGGCTCGATTACCGCAAGAAAGATGAACTGGGCGAGCTGGTGAACTGGTTCAACCGGTTTCTCGACAAACTGCAACCCACCATTGCGCAACTCAAGCAGAGCATCACCGCTGCGCGCGGCACCGCCGACCAGTCGTCGCACATCGCGCGCCAGACCAGCGAAGGGATGCAGGTGCAATTTCGCGAGATCGATCAACTGGCAACCGCGTCCAACGAGATGAGCGCCACGGCCCACGAAGTCGCCAACAGCGCATCAAGCGCAGCGACGGCGGCCCGAGGCGCAGACCAGGCGTCCAGGGAAGGCATCACCATCATCGAGCGCAGCACCCGTGACATCAACGCGCTGGCCAGCGAAGTCAGCAAGGCCGTGACCGAAGTCGAAGCGCTGGCGGTCAACAGCGAACAGATCGGCTCGGTACTGGAGGTGATCCGCAGCATCGCCGAGCAGACCAACCTGCTCGCCCTCAACGCCGCGATCGAGGCCGCGCGGGCCGGCGAAAGCGGTCGGGGTTTCGCGGTGGTGGCCGACGAAGTCCGCAACCTTGCCAAGCGTACCCAGGACTCGGTAGAGGAAATTCGCCTGGTGATCGAGCGTATCCAGACCAGCACGCGTGGCGTGGTGGCCACCATGCACTCAAGCCAGACCCAGGCCCAGAGCAACGCCAGCCAGATCCATCAGGCCGTGGAGGCGCTCGGAAAAATCAGCGAGGCGGTCACGGTGATCAATGACATGAACCTGCAGATCGCAAGCGCGGCGGAAGAGCAGAGCGCGGTGGCCGAGGAGGTCAATCGCAATGTCTCGACCATCCGCGGAGTGACCGAGACACTGACTGAACAGGCCGCCGAGTCGGCACAGATCAGCAGTCAGCTCAACGAACGGGCCAATCAGCAAATGAAACTGATGGATCAGTTCCGCGCTTAACCCGTGGCGTGCCGTTGCGCCGCCGTGCAGGCCATCACGCGCGCGCGCAGACGGGGATGGCGGCGCGGACGGTATGGGACGGTAACTCTGCGAACAGTGCCTGGTACTCCTCGGCAAAATGACTGAGGTGGTAGAAGCCCCACTGGGCGGCGGCGTCACCGATGGAGAGGCGGGACGCGAGGGTACACATCAGGGTCCGACGCACGCCATTGAGCCGGACAGAGCGCAAGTAGTTCAGCGGCGTGGTCTCGGCTACCGAGCGGAAGCTGTTCTGCACGGTGCGCCGACTCACCTGCAGGCGTTGGCACAACTCGTTGACGCTGGGCACGTCGATCCTTTCGGCAGTCGCCAGTCGGTGGCATTTCTCGACAATGAAGCTGCGCGTGGAACTGGGGCTGCGTTGGAGCTTGTCGCAGGCCGGGTCGGTGAGCAATTGCAACAACTCACCGAGCAACGCCCGCTCCAGCCCCTGCTCGCCCGCGCTGTCGAGTTCCTCGCCGACCTCCGCCAGCGAGAGCACGGCGAGCAATCCAAGCCGAGCCTGGGCGAAGCGTTGCGCAGACACCCGGATCACGGGTTGGCGCAGCAACCGACTGACCTCACTGGCCGACGCCGTTTGCTCCAGTACCTGCTCGAACCACTCGCGCTCGAAGGTCACGGATAGCAGCTCCATGCCCATCGGCATATGGAACATGAACTCCTCGCCCCCCTGCAGAAAGAACAGGCTGCTGTCATCGACTTCGCGACCCTGCATGCGCGTCGAACCCGGCACGCTGATCGGCACGGCAAAGCACATCTTGCCTCGCGGTGCCACACCGCGCTGCACCACCCGCTGGTTGATCTGCTCGCGAAACACGTGGCAACGCGCAGTGGTCAGCTGCATCAACGAACTCTCGGCCGGACCGGCCGTTAACTGGCTGTAATCCTGGCTCCACTCCTGGACATTGGCCGCATGGACGTGGATATCGCGAAAATGGCTTATATGATGATTTTTCATAATGTGCGAAAAGCCTCTGCCAATTTTTGTTTTTATCTCAAGCTACCTTGCAATATTCGCACATAGATCAATTACCGCGAAGTTTCTTCTCAAATAGGGCCTTTGGCGGAACCTGCCGATGGACCGATTCATCATTTGCCGATTCGGGCTAACGGACAGGCACACTCCATGAGAATGATCCACATACTGAAACCGACATTCCAGAGAGTGCGTCATGATTGAGTCCAAACTAGAACCCCTGCATTTCGCGGATGCCCCGCGCATTATTTCCAGCACCCTGCCCGGCCCGCTGACCCGCGAAGCGCTGGCATTGTCGGCGAGTACCGAATCGATGGCGCGCGGCGGCGGCCGCATGCCTATTGCCATGGACCGCGCGTTCGGCGCGACCTTCAAGGATCCCGACGGCAACACCTACATCGACCTTTCCGCGGGCGTGGGCGTCAGCAGCGTCGGTCGCTGTCACCCGCAGGTGGTAAAAGCCATCCGCGAACAGTCCGAAGTGTTGATGCATGCGCTGGAAATCAACAGCACCCGCCGCACCGAACTGGCCGCCAAGATGTCCGAGATCGCGCCCGAGGGCTTGCGCGGTGACTGCATCACGTTCTTCACGCAAAGCGGCAGCGATGCGCTGGAAGCTGCCATCAAGTTTGCCAAACGCATCACGGGGCGTCACCAGATCCTCGCCTTCCACGGCGGCTACCACGGCGTGTGGAACGCCTCGGGCGCGCTGACCACCGGCACGGCCTACCGCAAGGGCTACGGCCCGATGATGGGCGGCGTGATTCACGCACCCTACCCCTACGCCTACCGCTTTCCCTTCGACACCACGCAAAAAAGTGCCGAGCAGATTGCCGGCGACTACGTGGATTACCTGCTGAACAGCCCTTACACCGCCGCCGATGACGTGGCCGCCGTGATTGTGGAACCGGTGCAGGGCGAAGGCGGCTACGTGCCGCCCTCCCCCGAATTCCTGCAACTGTTGCGCAAGGCCTGCGACCGCGCCGGCGCGTTGCTGATCGTTGACGAAGTCCAGTCCGGTGCGGGCCGCACCGGCAAGATGTGGGCGGTCGAGCACTCCGGGGTCAAACCCGACATGCTCACCTTCGGCAAGGGCATTGGCAGCGACCTGCCGATGGCCGGGCTGATCATGCGCTCGGACCTCGCCGCGCAGATTCCCGACGGTTCGATGCCCAATACCTTCGCCGCCAACTCGCTGTCCGCGGCCGTGGCGTTGACCAATATCAACATCCTGCAGGACCCGGAACTCGGCCTGCTCGATCGCGCCCACACCCTGGGCCTGGAAGCGCAGGAACGTATCCGCGGGTTCAACAGCCCGTTCGTCGGCGAAGTTCGCGGTCGCGGCCTGATGATCGGTATCGAGCTGGTTGAAGACGCCGCCACCAAGACGCCGCTCGAAGGCGCCAGGATCGGCCAGCTCATGGGCTACCTGATGAACCACGGCGTACTTATGATTCCCTGCGGGCGTTACAGCAACGTGATGCGTGTGATGCCTTCGCTGACGATCACGCGCGAGCTGTTCTTCAAGGCGTTGGACATTTTCGGCGATGCCCTGGCCTCCCTCAAGGCCTGAGTGCGTCATCTCCAACCCCTCCCATCACGCATGGACACCCACATGACCGAGCACCTGAAACACTTTATCCAGGGCGCGCCCTGCGACGCCAGCGACGGAGCGCGCATCCCGCTCATCAACCCAGTGACCGAACAGGTGTACGGCAGTTGCGCAAGCGGCACCGCCGACGATGTCGACCGTGCCGTGGCAGCGGCGCGCGCCCAACTGGAAGGTGGCGCCTGGAGCCAGCTTGACGGCGCCCAGCGCGGTCGGCTGTTATCCAAACTCGCCGACCTGGTGGAGCGCGACAGCGAATCACTGGCCGACATGGACGCCGACGCCATCGGCCGCTCACCGCTCGAACCGCGCCGGATGGACCTGCCCAACGCCATCGCCAACCTGCGCGCGGCCGCCGGCTGGGCCAATCAGCTTGAAGGGCGCACCATTCCCACCGGCGGCTACTTCGGTCGCAAGACCCTCTCGTACACCGTACGCGAGCCGGTAGGCGTGGTGGGCGCGATTGTGCCGTGGAACTCACCGCTGATGATCACCGTGTGGAAGCTCGCCGCATTGCTGGCGGCAGGCTGTACCGTGGTGATCAAACCCTCCGAAGAAACCCCGCAATCGGCCCTGCACCTGGCGGCGCTGGCGCAGGAAGCGGGATTTCCCGACGGCGTGATCAACGTGGTGACCGGTTACGGTGCGCAGGTGGGTCGGGCCCTGTGCGAACACCCGGATGTGGCCAAGATCAGTTTCACCGGCAGCCCCGAGGCCGGGCGTGAGATCCAGCGCACTGCGGGTGTGCTGTTCAAGCGCGTGGCCCTGGAACTGGGCGGCAAGAGCCCGCAGATTGTGTTCGACGATGCGCCCTTCGACGATGCATTGTTCGGCTGCACCCTGGGTTTGTTCGTCAACCAGGGGCAGATATGTGCCGCCGGCTCGCGCATCCTGGTCCAGCGCAGCCTCGCCGAACGCTTCGCGGCCGCCCTGGCCGAGGCCGCTCGCTCGATCAAGGTCGGCGACCCTCGCCAGCCTGACATCCAGATGGGGCCGGTGGCCAAGAAAGCGCAATTTGATCGCGTCAACCGTTACATCCAGCTGGGTATCGACCAAGGCGCCTCGCTGCTGGCCGGCGGCGTATCCACCCCTGACCAGGGCTGGTTCGTGCGTCCGACGATTTTCGCCAATGCCCGCAATGACATGGCGATCGCCCAGGACGAGATCTTCGGCCCTGTCGGCACGGTGATCACCTTCGACAGCGAAGAAGAGGCCGTGGCACTGGCTAACGACTCCGCCTACGGCCTGGCCGCTACGGTGTGGACCACCGACCTTGCGCGCGCGCACCGCGTGGCTGCAGCGGTAAAGGCCGGCGCCATCGGCGTCAACTGCTGGAGCCCGCTGGACGCCAACCTGCCGTGGGGCGGCGTCAAGGCCAGCGGCATCGGTCGGGAAGGCGGAATCAGCGGCGCGCTGGCCTACACCGAGGAGAAAGTGATCACCGTGCTGCTGCCTGCCTAGAACAGTCACTGCACCTGCCACCCTCTCGGCCCTGGTCGCAGAGGGTGGGATTCAGCCGTGCGTTTCGACGCCTTGATGATCAATAAAGAGACTGCGATGAACAACCAAACACAAACGGCAATCGATCGGTATCCCGTGTCCCTGCGCATCCTGCACTGGGTGCGTGCCGTCGTCATAGCCGGGCTGCTCTGGGCCGGCTGGCACATGACCGGGCTTGATGATGAAGTCGTGAGTAAATTCACCCTCTACTACCCGTGGCACAAATCGTTCGGCGTGCTGGCGTTTCTGCTGGTGCTGGTACAGATCGCCCTGCGTGTTCGCACCCCCGCCCTTCCGCAGCCACCGCTCACCCTGGCGGCGCATGAGCGATTCCTCTCACGGTTCGTACAACGCTCCATGTACGTACTGATCGTGGCCGTGCCGCTGATGGGGTACTCGATGTCGAGCACCTTCACCATGAGCGACGGCGTGTTCTTTTTCGGCGTGAACCTGCCGGAGCTGCTGCCGAAGAATGACAACTGGTTTGTGGTATTCCAATGGCTGCACAAAGTCCTGGCCTATACCTTGCTGGTCCTGATCGTGCTGCATATCGCGGGCGCACTCAAACACCGCTTGTTCGACCGCGACCCTCGCAACGACGTACTGCGCCGCATGCTGTGAACGGATACATCCCGGGCACGCTTCTGCGATGAGGCCGGCAGTTGTAACCAAGACGAAAGCCGCGTCCACTGCGGCTTCTGTCGTTGGGCTGTCAGCGGCGCGGCGTCTGCAAGGCGTGGTAGCCGTAATCGGCGCGGGCCTGGCGTAACGGCATGCCCGCCTCGATCGCCGCACGAATATGCTCTTCGGCCTGGTGGATTTCTTCGGCCACCGCCAGCACCTGGCTGAGTGAACCGGCGGGAATCACCACCAGGCCATCACCATCGCCGCGCAACCAGTCATCCGGTTGTACCCGCACGCCACCCAGCGTCACGGGTGCCTGGATCGC harbors:
- a CDS encoding MFS transporter, which produces MPFTDSKHRWLILAIISSALLLIVIDMTVLYTALPTLTRELSATASQKLWIINIYALIAAGLLLGMGTLGDRLGHKRLFIGGLSVFGLFSLIAAFSPSASILIVARGFLAVGAAMMMPATLALVRLTFTDPREQAMAFGVWASVASGGAAFGPVVGGLLLEHFWWGSVFLINVPIVLLALLLAATVIPDHPGNAQRRWDWLGSLQVMIGLISVAYAVKELGKRHPSFAAMLIALVLGTLFLTLFIRRQRRADQPMLDLSLFSTPGFRNAVISAVVSAAALIGMELVFSQRLQLVLGLSPLEAALFILPLPLGSFVAGPLAGHYLPRLGEQRMLFWTLLLSAAAMLTYLLAHNAAAPVQIISLALLGLTMGASLTAASSTIMLSAPADKAGMAASLEEVSFELGGAAGVTLAGSLLSAIYAYSASQMIPPWLALNPMIFESLDDALVVAATLAPEDAAMLIGSARSAFDAGFVAVMATCAALLLMAALLVRPRNRVS
- a CDS encoding methyl-accepting chemotaxis protein; amino-acid sequence: MQVQFREIDQLATASNEMSATAHEVANSASSAATAARGADQASREGITIIERSTRDINALASEVSKAVTEVEALAVNSEQIGSVLEVIRSIAEQTNLLALNAAIEAARAGESGRGFAVVADEVRNLAKRTQDSVEEIRLVIERIQTSTRGVVATMHSSQTQAQSNASQIHQAVEALGKISEAVTVINDMNLQIASAAEEQSAVAEEVNRNVSTIRGVTETLTEQAAESAQISSQLNERANQQMKLMDQFRA
- a CDS encoding helix-turn-helix domain-containing protein; its protein translation is MKNHHISHFRDIHVHAANVQEWSQDYSQLTAGPAESSLMQLTTARCHVFREQINQRVVQRGVAPRGKMCFAVPISVPGSTRMQGREVDDSSLFFLQGGEEFMFHMPMGMELLSVTFEREWFEQVLEQTASASEVSRLLRQPVIRVSAQRFAQARLGLLAVLSLAEVGEELDSAGEQGLERALLGELLQLLTDPACDKLQRSPSSTRSFIVEKCHRLATAERIDVPSVNELCQRLQVSRRTVQNSFRSVAETTPLNYLRSVRLNGVRRTLMCTLASRLSIGDAAAQWGFYHLSHFAEEYQALFAELPSHTVRAAIPVCARA
- a CDS encoding aspartate aminotransferase family protein, whose protein sequence is MIESKLEPLHFADAPRIISSTLPGPLTREALALSASTESMARGGGRMPIAMDRAFGATFKDPDGNTYIDLSAGVGVSSVGRCHPQVVKAIREQSEVLMHALEINSTRRTELAAKMSEIAPEGLRGDCITFFTQSGSDALEAAIKFAKRITGRHQILAFHGGYHGVWNASGALTTGTAYRKGYGPMMGGVIHAPYPYAYRFPFDTTQKSAEQIAGDYVDYLLNSPYTAADDVAAVIVEPVQGEGGYVPPSPEFLQLLRKACDRAGALLIVDEVQSGAGRTGKMWAVEHSGVKPDMLTFGKGIGSDLPMAGLIMRSDLAAQIPDGSMPNTFAANSLSAAVALTNINILQDPELGLLDRAHTLGLEAQERIRGFNSPFVGEVRGRGLMIGIELVEDAATKTPLEGARIGQLMGYLMNHGVLMIPCGRYSNVMRVMPSLTITRELFFKALDIFGDALASLKA
- a CDS encoding aldehyde dehydrogenase family protein, with amino-acid sequence MTEHLKHFIQGAPCDASDGARIPLINPVTEQVYGSCASGTADDVDRAVAAARAQLEGGAWSQLDGAQRGRLLSKLADLVERDSESLADMDADAIGRSPLEPRRMDLPNAIANLRAAAGWANQLEGRTIPTGGYFGRKTLSYTVREPVGVVGAIVPWNSPLMITVWKLAALLAAGCTVVIKPSEETPQSALHLAALAQEAGFPDGVINVVTGYGAQVGRALCEHPDVAKISFTGSPEAGREIQRTAGVLFKRVALELGGKSPQIVFDDAPFDDALFGCTLGLFVNQGQICAAGSRILVQRSLAERFAAALAEAARSIKVGDPRQPDIQMGPVAKKAQFDRVNRYIQLGIDQGASLLAGGVSTPDQGWFVRPTIFANARNDMAIAQDEIFGPVGTVITFDSEEEAVALANDSAYGLAATVWTTDLARAHRVAAAVKAGAIGVNCWSPLDANLPWGGVKASGIGREGGISGALAYTEEKVITVLLPA
- a CDS encoding cytochrome b, which codes for MNNQTQTAIDRYPVSLRILHWVRAVVIAGLLWAGWHMTGLDDEVVSKFTLYYPWHKSFGVLAFLLVLVQIALRVRTPALPQPPLTLAAHERFLSRFVQRSMYVLIVAVPLMGYSMSSTFTMSDGVFFFGVNLPELLPKNDNWFVVFQWLHKVLAYTLLVLIVLHIAGALKHRLFDRDPRNDVLRRML